Proteins from a genomic interval of Rhodothermales bacterium:
- a CDS encoding ABC-F family ATP-binding cassette domain-containing protein — protein MNMLTVEGLRKSFGMKPLLENVTFGLGVDEKMGLIGANGSGKSTLLRIISGEETADGGRVWIPPRSRVAMLSQNPEFDPAHTVLDAVFDADDPALRLMHDYEEAAHRLARGDDSVLDRVTELSHQLDVSGGWDREAAARAVLDRLGLTDVAARVNTLSGGQRKRVALARALILEPDLLILDEPTNHLDTATIDWLEKWLIRYSGALLLVTHDRHFLDRVTNRMLEVHPGGVTRYEGNYQRYLELKEEADRLAEATERTRQNLARRELAWLRRGPKARTSKAKYRVERAKALQEASGAGKDPSLALSAASTRLGNKVIDLERVTKTFDGRTVVDRFSRSFKRDDRIGIIGPNGSGKTTLLEMISGRLEPDSGSVLRGATTVIGYFDQEGRPLKEELRVIDTVTEVAESVRTADGAVISASQMLERFLFPPAVQYTPVAKLSGGERRRLHLLLVLMEAPNVLLLDEPTNDLDIPTLAALEEYLDTFQGVLIAVSHDRWFLDRTVDHILRFGEDGEVRAYPGDYSAYLEQSAREEAAVAAAASRPSPKAVAPKKKAAGRADGKLSFKEKRELEDVEARIEAGEARKEQLEAELGGAGGEFETLERLSRELGELSDQLDRDVERWAELSERA, from the coding sequence ATGAACATGCTTACGGTCGAGGGCCTGAGAAAAAGCTTCGGCATGAAGCCGCTGCTGGAAAACGTCACGTTCGGCCTTGGAGTGGACGAAAAGATGGGCCTCATCGGAGCCAACGGTTCTGGCAAGTCCACCCTCTTGCGCATCATATCCGGAGAGGAAACGGCCGATGGGGGGCGCGTCTGGATTCCACCTCGATCCAGAGTGGCGATGCTCTCGCAGAATCCCGAATTCGATCCCGCACATACGGTTCTCGATGCCGTGTTCGACGCGGACGACCCCGCGCTTCGGCTCATGCATGACTATGAAGAGGCAGCCCATCGACTGGCGCGCGGCGACGACTCCGTTCTGGATCGGGTGACCGAGCTCAGTCATCAGCTCGATGTGTCGGGCGGTTGGGATCGGGAGGCCGCGGCCAGGGCCGTTCTGGACCGACTTGGGCTGACCGACGTCGCGGCCCGGGTGAACACGCTGTCCGGCGGGCAGCGAAAGCGCGTGGCTCTAGCCCGGGCGCTCATTCTGGAGCCGGACCTTCTCATTCTGGACGAGCCCACCAACCACCTGGACACCGCGACGATAGACTGGCTGGAGAAGTGGCTGATCCGCTATTCGGGCGCACTATTGCTGGTGACCCACGACCGGCACTTCCTGGACCGTGTGACGAACCGCATGCTGGAAGTACACCCGGGCGGGGTGACGCGGTATGAGGGCAACTACCAGCGCTATCTGGAGCTGAAGGAAGAGGCCGATCGGCTGGCCGAGGCCACCGAGCGGACCCGGCAGAACCTGGCGCGACGGGAGCTGGCGTGGCTGCGTCGGGGGCCCAAGGCGCGCACGTCCAAAGCGAAGTATCGCGTTGAGCGCGCCAAGGCGTTGCAGGAGGCGTCGGGCGCGGGAAAGGACCCATCGCTCGCGCTGTCAGCCGCGTCTACCCGACTCGGCAACAAGGTGATCGACCTGGAGCGGGTTACGAAGACGTTCGATGGGCGGACCGTGGTCGACCGGTTCTCGCGCTCTTTCAAGCGCGATGACCGCATCGGCATCATTGGGCCCAACGGGAGCGGCAAGACGACGCTATTGGAGATGATCTCGGGTCGCCTGGAGCCTGATTCGGGCTCCGTACTGCGAGGAGCCACCACCGTGATTGGATATTTCGACCAGGAGGGTCGGCCGCTGAAGGAGGAGTTGCGGGTGATCGATACGGTGACCGAAGTGGCCGAGAGCGTGCGCACAGCGGACGGTGCGGTGATCTCTGCCAGCCAGATGCTGGAGCGCTTTCTGTTTCCGCCTGCGGTCCAGTACACACCGGTGGCCAAGCTGTCCGGCGGAGAACGGCGGCGGCTGCATCTCTTGTTGGTGCTGATGGAAGCGCCGAACGTGCTGCTCCTGGATGAGCCGACGAATGATCTGGACATCCCGACGCTGGCGGCACTGGAGGAGTACCTGGACACGTTTCAGGGGGTGCTGATTGCGGTGTCGCACGACCGGTGGTTTCTGGACCGCACGGTGGATCACATCCTGCGCTTTGGTGAGGATGGGGAGGTTCGGGCGTATCCGGGGGACTATTCGGCCTATCTGGAGCAGAGTGCTCGCGAAGAGGCTGCGGTGGCGGCGGCGGCTTCGAGGCCATCGCCCAAGGCTGTGGCACCGAAAAAGAAGGCGGCCGGGCGGGCTGACGGGAAGCTCTCGTTCAAGGAGAAACGGGAGCTCGAGGATGTGGAGGCGCGCATTGAGGCGGGCGAGGCTCGCAAGGAGCAGTTGGAGGCCGAGCTCGGGGGGGCCGGAGGGGAATTCGAGACGCTGGAGCGGTTGTCGAGGGAGCTTGGTGAGCTGAGCGATCAGCTGGACCGGGACGTGGAGCGCTGGGCGGAGCTTTCGGAGCGGGCATAG
- a CDS encoding DUF3427 domain-containing protein, translated as MAQEHLPYGLYERVVTNRLRTELERATENAAAQLSKLDADEAHILLAQYIGDAVQAALRALPRTKRLENQVHLANRILETVHGVIPAAVDSEDHVQHEILQAVLQPNQEPPPRPGIPLSQSELLVNARDEYRIGHELIQEIESADRIDLICSFVKWGGVRLMRDALSKHLKRGRAMRVLTTTYLGSTDQKALDFLLDLGAEIRVSYDTRRTRLHAKAWLLHRETGYSTAYIGSSNLSATAQTDGLEWNVRVSQVDAARIVQKFEATFNNYWGDGEFVPYDGSEEQRKNFARAISKERDGPDRELPITYFDIRPYPFQQEILDRLEVERTVRGRSRNLVVAATGTGKTVVAALDYKRLKKRKEVESLLFVAHRQEILRQSRRTFRHVLRDGSFGELLVAGLKPEEGHHVFASVQSLAQIELSDLDPASFDMVIVDEFHHAAAPTYSRLLNHLKPRQLLGLTATPERADGRSVKHWFDDHVASELRIWDAIERGLLVPFHYFGVHDNTDLTQLAWRQGKYDVSELENLYTGDVLRANMVLGALEESVRSVAEVRALGFCVSKAHAHFMADAFNRAGVPSLALTADTPSAERQGAIAQLQSRKLNVIFVVDLFNEGVDIPEVDTVLFLRPTESATVFMQQLGRGLRLFEDKECLTVLDFVGNARKEYRFDKRFGTLLGMGRGRVRKQVEQGFPLLPSGCSIKLDRQSREIVLENLRRTVGADKRSLVSELRRLGPDMPLATFLEEVGLELEDLYRGGRFMTDLRDAAGGTSQGAGPKQDSLGKALGRILHMDDPDWLIASRRFAQGHSWEGYSPRGRAMLLVSLLGAEAYRDLDAAEALLRQHPAICTELAELLELLLERVDHVPREFDHLPDVPLKLHCRYSRDEIMASFDFTKKGVLYQPREGVVFDPESGANLLFVTVNKSEKDYSPSTMYEDYALTPTEFHWQSQATTRPETEKGKRHWQHRELGITPLLFVREARKTEYGATAPYFFLGPVEYVKHHGERPMNVTWRLQQAIPADWMRRLRVA; from the coding sequence TTGGCGCAGGAACATCTCCCATATGGCCTCTACGAGCGCGTAGTCACCAACCGACTCCGCACTGAACTAGAGCGCGCCACGGAGAACGCCGCCGCCCAGCTCAGCAAGCTCGACGCCGACGAGGCCCACATCCTCCTGGCGCAGTACATCGGTGACGCAGTCCAGGCCGCCCTCCGTGCGCTTCCCCGCACGAAGCGCCTGGAGAACCAGGTGCACCTGGCCAACCGGATTCTCGAGACGGTGCATGGCGTGATCCCGGCCGCGGTCGACTCCGAGGATCACGTCCAGCATGAGATCCTCCAGGCCGTCCTCCAGCCGAATCAGGAGCCGCCTCCGCGCCCTGGCATTCCGCTCTCGCAGTCGGAACTCCTCGTCAACGCGCGGGACGAATACCGCATCGGCCACGAACTCATCCAGGAGATCGAGTCTGCGGACCGCATCGACCTGATCTGCTCCTTTGTGAAATGGGGCGGGGTTCGGCTGATGCGAGACGCGTTGAGCAAGCACCTCAAGCGGGGTCGGGCGATGCGCGTGCTGACCACGACCTACCTGGGCTCGACGGACCAGAAGGCACTCGACTTTCTGCTCGATCTCGGCGCCGAGATCCGCGTCTCCTACGACACGCGCAGAACGCGCCTTCACGCCAAAGCCTGGTTGCTCCATCGGGAGACCGGCTACTCGACGGCGTACATCGGATCGTCGAATCTCTCCGCGACCGCGCAGACGGACGGCCTTGAGTGGAACGTGCGCGTCTCCCAGGTAGATGCAGCGCGCATCGTGCAGAAGTTCGAGGCGACGTTCAACAACTACTGGGGTGATGGCGAATTCGTCCCCTATGACGGGTCCGAGGAGCAGCGAAAGAACTTCGCGCGGGCCATCAGCAAGGAGCGGGACGGTCCGGATCGCGAACTGCCCATCACGTACTTCGACATCCGGCCGTACCCGTTTCAGCAGGAAATCCTCGACCGGCTTGAGGTGGAGCGAACAGTCCGCGGCAGATCTCGCAACCTTGTCGTAGCAGCGACCGGGACGGGCAAGACCGTGGTCGCGGCCCTGGACTACAAGCGGCTCAAGAAGCGAAAGGAGGTCGAGTCACTCCTGTTCGTAGCCCATCGCCAGGAGATCCTCAGGCAGAGCCGGCGCACGTTTCGACATGTTCTGAGAGACGGTTCGTTCGGCGAACTCCTGGTTGCGGGCCTGAAGCCGGAGGAAGGCCATCACGTGTTCGCCTCTGTGCAATCCCTGGCGCAGATCGAATTGTCGGACCTGGACCCCGCGTCGTTCGACATGGTGATCGTCGACGAATTCCACCACGCGGCCGCGCCCACCTACTCCAGGCTACTGAACCACCTCAAACCTCGTCAGCTGCTCGGCCTCACCGCCACCCCGGAGCGCGCAGACGGCCGGTCCGTCAAGCACTGGTTCGACGACCACGTGGCATCCGAACTCCGGATCTGGGATGCCATCGAGCGCGGACTCCTAGTCCCGTTCCACTACTTCGGTGTGCACGACAACACGGACCTGACGCAGCTGGCCTGGCGGCAGGGCAAGTACGACGTCTCCGAACTCGAAAACCTCTACACGGGCGATGTCCTCCGTGCCAATATGGTGCTCGGTGCGCTGGAGGAAAGTGTGCGTTCAGTGGCGGAAGTGCGCGCACTCGGCTTCTGCGTGAGCAAGGCGCATGCGCATTTCATGGCGGACGCGTTCAACCGGGCGGGCGTGCCCAGTCTCGCGCTCACGGCCGACACCCCGTCCGCGGAGCGACAAGGCGCCATCGCCCAACTGCAGTCCCGGAAGCTGAACGTCATCTTTGTGGTCGATCTCTTCAACGAGGGCGTAGACATCCCCGAGGTCGATACGGTGCTCTTTCTGCGGCCGACGGAAAGCGCGACGGTGTTCATGCAACAACTTGGGCGCGGGCTTCGGCTGTTCGAGGACAAGGAGTGCCTCACGGTGCTCGACTTCGTTGGCAATGCCCGCAAGGAGTACCGGTTTGATAAGCGATTTGGCACCCTGCTCGGCATGGGTCGAGGACGAGTCCGCAAGCAGGTGGAACAGGGCTTTCCACTCCTTCCGAGCGGATGCAGCATCAAGCTGGATCGGCAGAGTCGCGAGATCGTGCTGGAGAACCTCCGGCGCACGGTAGGCGCGGACAAACGATCCCTGGTCTCCGAGCTGAGAAGACTCGGTCCCGACATGCCGCTTGCGACCTTCTTGGAGGAGGTCGGCCTGGAGCTAGAAGACCTCTACCGCGGCGGTCGCTTCATGACTGACTTGCGCGATGCAGCCGGAGGCACTTCCCAAGGCGCGGGTCCCAAGCAGGACAGCCTCGGAAAAGCCCTCGGGCGCATCCTGCATATGGACGACCCGGACTGGCTCATCGCGTCGCGACGATTTGCGCAGGGACACTCCTGGGAAGGCTACTCGCCCCGGGGTCGGGCGATGTTGCTGGTGAGCCTGCTCGGAGCAGAAGCCTATCGGGACCTCGACGCTGCCGAGGCACTCCTCCGGCAGCACCCAGCTATTTGCACGGAGCTGGCAGAATTGCTTGAACTCCTTCTCGAGCGCGTGGACCACGTCCCTCGTGAATTCGACCACCTGCCGGATGTGCCCCTTAAGCTCCACTGTCGCTACTCACGGGATGAGATCATGGCGTCCTTCGATTTCACCAAGAAGGGCGTGCTGTATCAGCCGCGAGAGGGCGTGGTGTTCGACCCGGAGTCCGGAGCGAATCTGCTCTTCGTGACTGTCAACAAGTCGGAGAAGGACTACTCGCCCTCGACCATGTACGAGGACTATGCCCTCACACCGACCGAATTCCACTGGCAGTCGCAGGCCACAACGCGTCCGGAGACGGAGAAAGGCAAGCGGCACTGGCAGCACCGGGAGTTGGGGATCACGCCGCTTCTCTTTGTGCGCGAGGCCCGCAAGACGGAGTACGGAGCCACGGCGCCCTACTTCTTCCTTGGTCCGGTCGAGTATGTGAAGCACCACGGCGAGCGCCCCATGAACGTGACCTGGCGACTGCAGCAAGCGATCCCGGCGGACTGGATGCGCAGGTTGCGGGTAGCCTGA
- a CDS encoding TM0106 family RecB-like putative nuclease translates to MRKTGSKTVLSASDLTNHLGCRHLTQLNLSAIRGERAKPTYHNDALALLQERGRRFEADYVAHIEATGADVRNLNVPQDLPRDKKETARLKAIERTLQAMRDGADFIVQARLVHGDWLGIADVLRKVPGTSALGDWHYEPIDTKLASETKGSTVLQLCLYADLLKELQGRMPEFVHVVRPGADFQLESFRFNDFGAYYRLVKRRLQETVQAAPRRTYPEPCAKCDICDWWKHCDTKRREDDHLSLVAGVTRLHRVELESQGITQLEPWAEAAHALPARPSRGSREGFERAHLQARAQLETRRTGAIHRELIVHEPGRGLAMLPAPDKGDVFFDIESDNFVEGGGLEYLFGLYYKSDGAWEYRPIWATDRAEERRAFEETVDFLIKRFEEYPDAHIYHFSPYEKATLSRLMGRHGSREDEVDQLLRGLRFVDLMAVTKQGVRAGIEGYGLKELEPLVGFERAAPLPEVRKALRTAAWDLELGRDIDDDVRATIEAYNREDCASTLVLRDWLEERRAELVAEVGPIDRPEPNDGTSETSKDRAEEVAAVFEALVAGVPEAAANRSAEQQARWLLAHMLEYHWREDKVTFWDKFRLSDLDAECRERDRHGVAGLELLETLEVSRQGIPTNRYRYPEQELSAKPDKDVWVTSEQRLGHVVAVDISERTIDIKHTRKTKELAPSDVFLWDLIPAKRLRETLLELGKQVASDDFSGDGPSVAGRRLLLNEPPRLEDNYRGPLRRHGEELLSAAIRLAEGLDHGVLPIQGPPGTGKTYIGAHMIAHLAAAGFRIGVTAVSHKVIENMLLNVREADADREVAHKSDDVPDDPGYHEIGNDDVIDALAHGRVVGGTVWLWARPELAEQVDFLFVDEAGQMALANTLVASRAARNLVLLGDPQQLEQPQQGSHPEGADVATLVHVLNGRDTIPDDRGLFLDETWRLHPDICRFTSEMYYQGRLRSREDLARQRINGPTRFAGSGLFYEPVEHFGNQSGSPEEVAAVAAIIDELTAAGVTWTDRQGEARALTIDDILVVAPYNDQVGASVRELPDGARVGTVDKFQGQEAPVVIYSMASSSAEDAPRGMSFLYSPNRLNVATSRARCVCVLVASPAVLEPECVSVEAMRWANGVCAFGERSGVSEVDG, encoded by the coding sequence GTGCGCAAGACCGGCTCCAAAACTGTCCTCTCAGCCTCGGACCTCACCAACCACCTGGGCTGCCGCCATCTCACGCAGCTGAACCTGAGCGCCATCCGCGGCGAGCGGGCCAAGCCCACGTATCACAACGACGCGCTGGCACTCCTTCAAGAGCGCGGACGACGGTTTGAGGCAGACTATGTTGCGCACATTGAGGCAACGGGCGCCGACGTGCGCAACCTCAACGTCCCGCAGGACCTCCCCCGCGACAAGAAAGAGACCGCGAGACTGAAAGCGATCGAGCGCACGCTGCAAGCCATGCGGGACGGCGCCGACTTCATTGTCCAGGCTCGCCTGGTCCATGGCGATTGGCTTGGCATCGCCGACGTGCTGCGCAAAGTCCCCGGCACCAGCGCGCTGGGCGACTGGCACTACGAGCCCATCGACACCAAGCTGGCCTCGGAAACCAAGGGCTCGACGGTTCTGCAACTCTGCCTGTACGCCGACCTCCTGAAAGAACTGCAGGGACGCATGCCAGAGTTTGTACACGTCGTGCGCCCCGGCGCGGACTTCCAGCTGGAATCTTTTCGTTTCAACGACTTCGGCGCCTACTACCGATTGGTGAAGCGGCGGCTTCAGGAAACGGTCCAAGCCGCCCCACGCCGCACGTACCCCGAGCCCTGCGCGAAGTGTGACATCTGCGATTGGTGGAAGCACTGCGACACGAAGCGGCGCGAGGATGACCACCTGTCGCTGGTTGCTGGCGTGACTCGCCTGCACCGTGTTGAATTGGAGAGCCAGGGCATCACGCAGTTGGAGCCCTGGGCCGAGGCGGCGCACGCCTTGCCCGCGCGGCCGAGCCGTGGGTCACGCGAGGGCTTCGAGCGCGCACACCTGCAGGCCCGCGCCCAGCTGGAGACCCGGCGGACGGGTGCCATTCACCGCGAGCTCATCGTCCATGAACCCGGTCGTGGATTGGCCATGCTGCCCGCCCCGGACAAGGGGGACGTATTCTTCGACATCGAGTCCGACAACTTCGTCGAGGGTGGCGGGCTCGAATACCTGTTCGGGCTGTACTACAAGTCCGACGGAGCCTGGGAGTACCGGCCGATCTGGGCCACGGACCGGGCCGAGGAACGGCGCGCGTTCGAGGAGACCGTGGATTTTCTCATCAAGCGCTTCGAAGAATATCCAGACGCCCACATCTACCATTTCTCACCCTACGAAAAGGCCACGCTCAGCCGGCTGATGGGACGTCATGGCAGTCGCGAGGACGAGGTCGACCAGCTGCTTCGCGGGCTGCGCTTCGTGGACTTGATGGCGGTCACCAAGCAGGGTGTGCGGGCGGGTATCGAGGGATACGGGCTCAAGGAGTTGGAGCCACTTGTCGGATTCGAACGGGCGGCCCCGCTGCCGGAAGTCCGCAAGGCGCTCCGGACGGCCGCGTGGGACCTGGAGTTGGGCCGCGACATCGATGACGACGTGCGCGCAACCATCGAGGCGTACAACCGGGAGGACTGTGCGTCCACGCTGGTGTTGAGAGACTGGCTCGAGGAGCGTCGTGCGGAGCTGGTGGCGGAGGTGGGTCCGATTGATCGGCCGGAGCCGAATGACGGTACGTCAGAGACCAGCAAGGACCGGGCGGAGGAGGTCGCAGCGGTGTTCGAGGCGCTGGTGGCGGGCGTGCCTGAAGCCGCGGCCAATCGCAGCGCCGAACAGCAAGCGCGATGGCTCCTCGCGCACATGCTGGAATACCACTGGCGCGAGGACAAGGTCACGTTTTGGGACAAGTTCCGACTGTCGGACCTCGACGCCGAGTGCCGGGAACGAGACCGGCACGGAGTGGCGGGGCTTGAGTTGCTGGAGACGCTCGAAGTGTCCAGGCAGGGCATCCCGACCAATCGCTACCGTTACCCCGAGCAGGAGCTGTCGGCCAAGCCGGACAAGGACGTCTGGGTGACGTCGGAGCAGCGTCTGGGGCACGTGGTGGCCGTGGACATCTCGGAGCGCACCATCGACATCAAGCACACCAGGAAGACCAAGGAGCTGGCGCCGTCGGACGTGTTTCTCTGGGACCTCATCCCGGCGAAGCGACTACGCGAGACCCTGCTAGAACTCGGAAAGCAGGTGGCGTCGGACGACTTTTCGGGCGATGGGCCCTCCGTGGCCGGGCGCCGGTTGCTGCTGAATGAACCTCCGCGACTGGAGGACAACTATAGGGGCCCGCTGCGACGCCATGGGGAAGAACTCCTGTCGGCAGCCATCCGTCTTGCCGAGGGGTTGGATCACGGCGTGCTGCCCATCCAAGGGCCGCCGGGCACGGGCAAGACCTACATCGGTGCCCACATGATCGCGCACCTGGCGGCGGCCGGTTTTCGCATCGGCGTCACGGCGGTGAGTCACAAGGTGATCGAGAACATGCTTCTGAACGTGCGTGAGGCGGATGCGGACCGCGAGGTGGCCCACAAGTCTGACGACGTCCCCGACGATCCCGGCTACCATGAGATCGGGAATGATGACGTGATCGACGCGCTGGCTCACGGAAGGGTGGTCGGCGGGACCGTGTGGCTGTGGGCCCGGCCCGAGCTGGCTGAGCAGGTGGATTTCCTGTTCGTCGACGAGGCCGGGCAGATGGCTCTGGCCAACACGCTGGTGGCATCCCGAGCGGCCCGCAACCTGGTGCTGTTGGGTGATCCGCAGCAGTTGGAGCAGCCTCAGCAGGGGTCGCATCCAGAAGGAGCCGACGTAGCGACGCTTGTGCATGTCCTGAACGGCCGCGATACGATACCCGACGACCGTGGGCTCTTTCTTGACGAAACCTGGCGTCTGCATCCGGACATCTGCCGGTTCACCTCCGAGATGTACTACCAGGGACGGTTGCGCTCACGGGAGGATCTGGCGCGGCAGCGCATCAACGGGCCTACCCGGTTTGCCGGGTCCGGCCTGTTCTATGAGCCGGTGGAGCATTTCGGCAATCAGAGCGGCTCACCAGAAGAGGTGGCCGCAGTCGCGGCGATTATCGATGAGCTGACGGCGGCGGGCGTGACGTGGACCGACCGACAGGGCGAGGCGCGTGCGCTCACCATCGACGACATCCTGGTTGTCGCGCCGTACAACGATCAGGTCGGCGCTTCGGTGCGGGAGCTTCCGGATGGAGCCCGGGTGGGCACCGTGGACAAGTTTCAGGGTCAGGAAGCGCCGGTTGTGATCTATTCGATGGCGAGTTCGAGTGCGGAGGACGCGCCGAGGGGGATGAGTTTCTTGTACTCGCCGAATCGGCTAAACGTGGCGACCAGCAGGGCTAGATGTGTTTGTGTGCTGGTGGCGTCGCCGGCGGTGTTGGAGCCGGAGTGTGTGAGTGTGGAGGCGATGCGGTGGGCTAATGGGGTTTGTGCGTTTGGGGAGAGGAGTGGTGTGAGCGAAGTCGATGGGTGA
- a CDS encoding BrxE family protein: MSTIDLDRLLKLRLAVARFGEMDSAQWWNTNGLLGRKGALLYARGLPRTHFFAQARVVFAVATSRCAERFSGVANAVSLWSLPAELEDEFDARWETWIDSGDWPPYFEELQSVPGDLLELLRSQGLVTADQIGRVESLRRSAEERAVLVSGAEGLDNDAIALLAASFSRGEPGKLAVPYIRLGAGA, from the coding sequence ATGTCAACGATCGATCTTGACCGGCTTCTGAAGCTCCGCCTCGCCGTCGCACGCTTCGGGGAGATGGATAGCGCGCAGTGGTGGAATACCAACGGATTGCTGGGAAGAAAGGGAGCACTGCTGTATGCCCGCGGTCTCCCGCGGACCCACTTCTTCGCCCAAGCGCGAGTTGTGTTCGCCGTCGCCACCTCACGCTGTGCGGAGAGATTCTCAGGCGTCGCCAACGCAGTTTCGCTTTGGAGTCTCCCCGCCGAGCTTGAAGACGAGTTCGATGCGCGCTGGGAGACGTGGATCGACTCGGGAGATTGGCCGCCCTATTTCGAGGAGCTCCAATCGGTGCCCGGCGATCTCCTAGAGCTGCTGAGGTCCCAGGGCCTGGTGACGGCTGACCAAATTGGTCGAGTTGAGTCACTTCGTCGCTCGGCCGAGGAACGTGCGGTTCTGGTCTCAGGTGCTGAAGGATTGGATAACGATGCTATTGCGCTCCTCGCTGCCTCGTTCTCCCGCGGCGAACCCGGGAAGCTGGCGGTCCCATACATCAGGCTTGGGGCGGGCGCATGA
- a CDS encoding DUF1819 family protein, with protein sequence MSGSRSDVVSSFTVIKGSLIEETYHIFQNWDCDRSKEHNLGRVREQNPIGATSENWLRDVNFVISRRFDPNGRDRNLVAMAQARVPLSFWKPALLWHMTRDEFLVRDFLVNWLYAEYEDGAFRLRTTDLHGYLVALHGRGLTDAPWKKTTLERVASALLRMAVDFDLMTGTTAREFNSYHLPEESFLYLLHALYEQHGNGHDVIHSEDWRMYLMSADDVERDVYRLHQFRKLRFEKAGTLVELTLPYQSSSDFAGAMTQ encoded by the coding sequence ATGAGTGGTTCGCGGTCTGACGTCGTTTCCTCCTTCACGGTGATCAAAGGGTCTCTAATTGAGGAAACTTATCACATCTTCCAGAACTGGGATTGCGATCGGTCGAAAGAACACAACCTGGGGCGGGTTCGAGAGCAAAACCCGATCGGGGCAACCAGCGAAAACTGGTTGCGAGATGTCAACTTTGTAATCAGCCGCCGCTTTGACCCGAATGGCCGGGACCGGAACCTCGTCGCGATGGCCCAGGCTCGGGTGCCGCTCTCTTTCTGGAAGCCCGCGCTCCTCTGGCACATGACGCGCGATGAGTTTCTCGTTCGCGACTTTTTGGTCAACTGGCTCTACGCTGAATACGAAGACGGCGCTTTCCGGCTCCGGACCACTGACCTACACGGTTACCTGGTCGCTCTCCACGGACGCGGGCTGACCGACGCACCGTGGAAGAAGACGACTTTGGAACGAGTGGCTTCGGCACTCCTCCGCATGGCCGTGGACTTTGACTTGATGACGGGCACGACGGCGCGCGAATTCAATTCCTATCACCTGCCTGAAGAGAGCTTCCTTTATCTCCTTCACGCGCTTTATGAACAGCACGGCAACGGCCATGACGTCATTCACTCAGAGGACTGGCGGATGTACCTGATGAGCGCCGATGACGTGGAGCGTGATGTGTATCGCCTCCACCAGTTCCGCAAGCTGCGATTTGAGAAGGCTGGCACCCTAGTCGAGCTCACGCTTCCCTACCAGTCATCGAGCGACTTCGCGGGGGCGATGACGCAATGA
- a CDS encoding DUF1788 domain-containing protein, translated as MSDWKDRLTKGLEPILASKDPRPEISAYHNMPYAIFRYPPEAEFAVRGECSMLRTRLEAAGKRVTTISLAECLRTALSRGNLTTERIAKAEKQTGTHKMIDTFHKVLSYRHPLDELVTEGIPPDADPLRDVVFLTRAGALFPFYRTSSLLEQMKGKVNVPAVLFYPGDLDGAAGLRFMGVLDAEHNYRPKIF; from the coding sequence ATGAGTGACTGGAAGGACAGATTGACAAAGGGTCTGGAGCCGATTCTGGCGTCGAAAGACCCGCGCCCAGAGATAAGTGCTTACCACAACATGCCCTACGCCATCTTCCGGTACCCGCCGGAAGCAGAGTTCGCAGTGCGCGGCGAGTGCAGCATGCTAAGGACACGACTCGAAGCGGCGGGCAAGCGGGTCACGACCATTTCCCTGGCAGAGTGCCTAAGGACGGCGCTTTCTCGTGGCAACCTCACCACCGAACGCATCGCCAAGGCGGAGAAGCAGACCGGCACACACAAGATGATAGACACCTTCCACAAGGTACTGTCTTATCGGCACCCACTGGACGAGCTCGTCACGGAGGGCATCCCGCCGGACGCGGACCCGTTGAGGGACGTCGTTTTCCTCACTCGGGCTGGCGCACTCTTCCCCTTCTATCGGACGTCATCCCTCCTAGAGCAGATGAAGGGAAAGGTGAACGTGCCAGCAGTCCTGTTCTACCCGGGCGACCTGGACGGGGCAGCCGGCCTGCGCTTCATGGGCGTGCTGGACGCCGAACACAACTACCGGCCAAAGATCTTCTAG